The genomic stretch ACCCATTAGTGTTCTATTCCCATACCTGCCTATCCCCGCCCATCGCCGTCGTGACAGAGCTCGTAAGAAGCTCGCTCATATTTTCGCAAACATTATTACTTCCCGTAAAGAATCTGGGAAGTCCGAAAACGACATGTTACAATGCTTCATTGAATCCAAGTATAAAGATGGGCGCTCCACTACCGAAGGAGAAGTCACCGGGCTTCTAATAGCCGCTCTTTTTGCGGGCCAGCATACCAGCTCAATTACATCTACCTGGACCGGGGCGTACCTTCTTCGTTATAAGCAATTCTTGTCAGAGGCGGTGGAGGAGCAAAAATCCATATTGAAGAAGCATGGTGATCATGTGGATCACGATGTTTTGTCTGAAATGGAAGTGCTGCATAGGTGTATTAAGGAAGCCCTCAGACTCCATCCTCCCCTAATTATGTTGCTGCGCCAATCACACGCTGATTTCAGCGTGAGTAATGATGGTAAAGAGTATGACATTCCGAGCGGCCATATTGTTGCCACCTCGCCCGCTTTTGCCAATCGCCTCCCAAGTATTTACAAGAACCCGGACACATTTGACCCTGACCGATTTTCCCCTGGAAGGGACGAGGATAAGGCAGCTGGGCAGTTTTCTTACATATCTTTTGGAGGTGGTAGGCACGGTTGCCTTGGGGAACCCTTTGCATATTTGCAGATTAAGGCGATATGGAGCCATTTGCTTAGAAATTTCGACTTTGAACTGATTTCTCCATTCCCGGAGGTTGACTGGAATGCCATGGTGGTCGGTGTGAAAGGGAAGGTTATGGTGCGGTACAAGCGCAGAAACCTTCTTGTCGAATGACACTGATAGCTTAAGTTTAGGCCTGTCAAAGGGGTCATTCAGTTAGGGTACGGGTATGTTAAGTTTGGTTCGGGTCATTTTTGGCATATGATATACTTCAGGTGTCATTTAGTCTCGAGCGAGGTTATTTGAAGTTGGGTCATGTCAGTTTTGACATGTCTGCTTAAGTGTATGAATGCTACGTCCAGGTTtgt from Silene latifolia isolate original U9 population chromosome 2, ASM4854445v1, whole genome shotgun sequence encodes the following:
- the LOC141642904 gene encoding sterol 14-demethylase-like, yielding MELDLMDNKFFNVGLLILATLVAAKLISALIMPKSGKRLPPVIKAWPPVIGGLLRFLKGPIIMLREEYPKLGNVFTLNLVNKNITFLIGPEVSAHFFKASESDLSQQEVYRFNVPTFGPGVVFDVDYSIRQEQFRFFTEALRANKLKSYVDHMVVEAQDYFTKWGDSGEVDLKYELEHLIILTASRCLLGREVRDKLFDDVSALFHDLDNGMLPISVLFPYLPIPAHRRRDRARKKLAHIFANIITSRKESGKSENDMLQCFIESKYKDGRSTTEGEVTGLLIAALFAGQHTSSITSTWTGAYLLRYKQFLSEAVEEQKSILKKHGDHVDHDVLSEMEVLHRCIKEALRLHPPLIMLLRQSHADFSVSNDGKEYDIPSGHIVATSPAFANRLPSIYKNPDTFDPDRFSPGRDEDKAAGQFSYISFGGGRHGCLGEPFAYLQIKAIWSHLLRNFDFELISPFPEVDWNAMVVGVKGKVMVRYKRRNLLVE